Proteins encoded in a region of the Egicoccus sp. AB-alg2 genome:
- a CDS encoding DUF3800 domain-containing protein, translating into MSTHLLRAYVDETGDRGMKPSSSEYFAFAAVLCRDANTTVLGEALADLVREAGKPPGSVLHWSKNMKDHALRTYAAQILSGLPIRLLFVVVPKRAIQPNTHLARSTVGYYNFAARLVLERVGYFTASRQRIEQKTDPAAICRTKVTFARVKGFRPRLLQDYVGLLRTRQGNEAWSNGLTTKVAVAGQAESPLLQWADIAAGAFDAAVKLDRYGNHEPAYLMRLGRLIDCSGDGRILGYGIKSLGGEDYLQAMPWWTADWWKG; encoded by the coding sequence ATGTCGACGCATCTGTTGCGCGCCTACGTGGACGAAACCGGCGACCGGGGGATGAAACCCTCTTCGTCGGAGTACTTCGCCTTCGCTGCGGTCCTGTGCCGGGATGCGAACACGACGGTTCTCGGCGAAGCCCTGGCGGATCTCGTCCGCGAAGCGGGCAAGCCACCCGGTAGCGTCCTCCATTGGTCGAAGAATATGAAGGACCACGCCTTACGCACCTACGCTGCGCAGATTCTGTCCGGCCTGCCGATCCGTTTGCTCTTCGTGGTTGTGCCGAAGCGAGCGATCCAACCCAACACCCATCTCGCCCGCTCAACCGTGGGCTATTACAACTTCGCCGCCCGCCTGGTGCTCGAACGCGTGGGCTACTTCACCGCTTCCCGGCAGCGCATTGAACAGAAGACGGACCCGGCAGCAATCTGCCGGACCAAGGTGACGTTCGCCCGCGTCAAGGGATTCCGGCCCCGATTGCTGCAGGACTATGTCGGCCTGCTCCGAACCAGGCAGGGCAACGAGGCGTGGAGCAACGGGCTGACTACCAAGGTCGCCGTGGCGGGGCAGGCGGAATCCCCGCTACTCCAGTGGGCCGACATCGCGGCTGGTGCATTCGACGCCGCCGTCAAACTGGACAGGTACGGCAACCATGAGCCGGCCTACTTGATGCGCCTGGGACGCCTCATCGATTGCAGCGGCGATGGGCGAATCCTCGGCTACGGCATCAAGTCGCTCGGAGGCGAGGACTACTTGCAGGCCATGCCTTGGTGGACCGCCGACTGGTGGAAGGGTTGA
- a CDS encoding helix-turn-helix domain-containing protein: protein MGKRGVPLTDNERQRILELVQQGKSYGQVARETGRSQQTVGRIARAAGVAVDQSNLARVVRAQETRRAYGAEARAERLAKLHGRIDRIIDRMGEPHTAFSFGGKDNDYNERRFDEPTSDALRQYAAAVAQLVRAEVDILKYDERGDDDSADVDRWLDHVTGASP from the coding sequence GTGGGCAAGCGCGGAGTCCCACTGACCGACAACGAACGTCAACGCATCCTCGAGCTCGTCCAGCAAGGCAAGAGCTACGGCCAGGTCGCCCGCGAAACCGGCCGCTCCCAACAAACCGTCGGACGCATCGCCCGAGCCGCCGGGGTGGCCGTGGATCAGTCCAACCTTGCGCGCGTGGTGAGGGCGCAGGAGACGCGGCGTGCGTATGGGGCGGAGGCGCGGGCGGAGCGTCTGGCGAAGTTGCATGGCCGGATCGACAGGATCATTGATCGGATGGGGGAGCCGCACACGGCGTTCAGCTTCGGGGGGAAGGACAACGATTACAACGAGCGGCGGTTCGATGAGCCGACGAGTGATGCGTTGCGGCAGTACGCGGCTGCGGTGGCGCAGCTGGTGCGGGCTGAGGTTGACATCTTGAAGTATGACGAGCGTGGGGATGACGACTCGGCGGATGTTGATCGCTGGCTCGACCACGTCACGGGGGCTTCACCGTGA